In a genomic window of Leishmania donovani BPK282A1 complete genome, chromosome 32:
- a CDS encoding superoxide dismutase, putative, with protein sequence MHTPKADIQMGRFNFMDQYNEFRNRSGRVPDYYVEKYRKTYWRVDEYIRRSENYIQSQGFFYLPTLEFPWYKGCMPLMSSYQIRVHYGRHHRTYVEKLNQLIEGTPLYGMQLDALIAKSANDSQLKGVYNNAAQHYNHSFFWKCIQPYGSNIPPDLSAAVSAQYGSVEKFEKQFITAAQNLFGSGWVYWVYDKKAGAFDIVSYGNAGCPLTNYEYTPLLCVDVWEHAYYIDYENKRPEYLSKYFDVVDWHWAERHWKRATDQEYHEMKFW encoded by the coding sequence ATGCACACCCCAAAGGCGGACATTCAGATGGGCCGCTTCAACTTTATGGACCAATACAACGAGTTCCGCAACCGTTCCGGTCGTGTGCCGGACTACTACGTAGAAAAGTACCGCAAGACGTACTGGCGCGTAGACGAGTACATTCGCCGCTCCGAGAACTACATCCAGTCACAGGGCTTCTTCTACCTACCCACGCTGGAGTTTCCGTGGTACAAGGGCTGCATGCCGCTCATGTCATCATACCAGATTCGCGTGCACTAcggccgccaccatcgcACCTACGTAGAGAAGCTTAACCAACTCATCGAGGGCACGCCGCTCTACGGGATGCAGCTCGACGCATTGATTGCGAAAAGCGCCAACGACTCTCAGCTGAAGGGCGTCTACAACAACGCTGCACAGCACTACAATCACTCCTTCTTCTGGAAGTGTATCCAGCCGTACGGCAGCAACATCCCGCCAGACCTGTCCGCGGCGGTGTCTGCGCAGTACGGCTCCGTCGAGAAGTTCGAGAAGCAGTTTATCACTGCAGCGCAGAACCTCTTTGGCAGCGGCTGGGTCTACTGGGTTTACGACAAGAAGGCTGGCGCCTTCGATATCGTCTCCTACGGCAACGCTGGCTGCCCGCTGACAAACTACGAGTACACACCGCTACTGTGCGTCGATGTGTGGGAGCATGCGTATTACATCGACTACGAGAACAAGCGCCCCGAGTACCTTTCCAAGTACTTTGATGTAGTGGACTGGCACTGGGCTGAGCGCCACTGGAAGCGCGCCACTGACCAGGAGTATCACGAGATGAAGTTCTGGTAG